The genomic stretch AGCATGGAGCAACCGCCGCTGCAGTATAGCATCAACAGAAGATGCAATTCTGTTAAATTAGTgtcctgaaaaaaaaaaaaaaaaaaaaaaaaaagtctagAGATACAAAAATCAAACAATTCGGTATAAAAATCATATAATTCACCACAAAAACATGTAATCAAAGATAGCAGAAAGAAATTTACCAGACAGCTCCAAGTAAGAACAACCGGAAAATCATAGAAATATTAATTGGTGGTACTGGATTGTTCCTGTACATATATATACCCAGAATTAAACAAAATCATGATCAAAGTTACAAATAAACCAATTCAAACTATATCCCacaaataaaattcaaattaacCAAATGTTTATCAAATTGCAGGCAATTAGTCTTCTGAAAGACGGTCTCATATTAAAATCCAAACCTATATAACCCATTAACTCACTACAAATCGAATAAAAAGGTAATCTATCGTCCATAATATCTCCGTTGTAATCACAAAAGTAGTACTACTAGCTCCATCTCATTACAAAATAAATTAAGTAGGGGTTTAAATTAAACGTATTATCCTAACCACTAAACTAACACAGTTTCGAATGTTATGTGACATCTTATCATATGACCGTCTTATAATATGACCAACACAGTAATAAaaccaacaaaacaaaaaacaataagTAAGTCTCCTGAAAAACCGTCTAATTACCTGTGGAAAAGGAAAGCAAAGGGAATAAGGAAGAAGATAGCAATTCCATGTATGTAAGTAGTAAAGATATAACTGCTTAAACCTTTAGCCATGGCAACTTTACCAATAGTATTACATGTAACATCCATTACTTCCATAGTCATCATTAACAATATTAATCCCACCATTTTTAATTcccacatctttttttttttttttttttttaaagattatttgtttgtttgtttgtttgtttgaaaCAAGTGAACAATGAATATTTAGCTAAGTCTTTAGGATTTAGACGTTTTTGTTTGGTTATTTAAAACTATATAAAAAGGGCGATTAGTGAGAAAAAACAAGTAATATACGACTATATGTGACGTTGATCTTTCAAAAGACCTCATTAAACCAACTACTTTTAGGCTAATGTGATGGGTACATCCATTTTGTAGGAAATGGATCCTCTTTATTCCTCTCACAatctatttaaataataattatttcttttattttcattttccctttatttttatgcgtaaatttagaatTGTTTGAAGTTGTCAAAATACGATCCAGACCATTAATAAGtacttgcctctccatttctttttagaaaatggagaaaaatCGGGCTCTGTAGGTACCACATCGTCTCGTTATGTAGTATCCACACCTTATTTCTTATACTATCTATGGCTTAGCACCACCACGAGGCCATTTtctcaaaagaaatggagaggcaagtaCTTATTAATGGTCCGGATCGCCTATTGACAacatctaacggttctaaatttacaaataaaaataaaggaaaatgagatTGAAAGaggaaattattgtttaaggagattgtgagaggaaatggagagaaaggaaatggagaggatccatttccCACCACCACCCAGTCACCTATAAAGCTGACCCGATTTCATAAGGTCCACTCAAGATTTGAAATTGTCCGATCCGATTATAACTCAAAATTTGAATTGACCCAACCGGAACTTTGATTGACCCAATGTTAACTCGGCCCAAGATGACCCAACTCGTAATTACTCGATATCGTAATGATCCGAACTGACCCGAAAATTACAAGTATTGAGTCATATCAATATTATTCAcatcaaaataaataaatttataaGATAAATCTTAATTAAAGTGTTTTAACGAATGATCTGACCCCTTATTTCTTACTTCTAATTTTGTAGAATACACGTAGTCATATCGGTACTAATTAAAGTGTACCACGTCGTCTCGCTATGTAATCCCCGCCGCTTATTTCTTACTCTCTAACCACAACCACTCAGTAGTCACATAAACTACCACCAccaacatcaaaaaaaaaaaaaaaaaaaaaaaaaaaaaaaaaaaatcaattcaatTTTGAGGGCGATGTGCTTCTAAAGTCTAAACACGTGACCTCTTATTAAATTAAGAAATCAATCCCTTAAACTGTTTGAGGCAGGACTTGTACCAATTTTGTATAATTGACCTTCTCTTCGTCGAATTCCCTACCGTGCTCAAGACCCGTCTGGCCTGCCAGCAATATCCGAACAAAACAGATTCGAACTTTAGAAGCACATTGCCCTCAAAATTAATTAGCCTATACTAGAGGGTACAAGTGGGTTTAGCCTATACTAGAGGGGTACAAGTGAGAATTTCCCTTAATTTTGTAAAATACAATTAATTAGTCATCCCCTTATACTAAAAAATAAGAGACCTCCGAAATTTttccgcctaaatgaatttggctataattgggcttttattatatcatatctgtaattgggctttcattatattatatctacaACTGAATTCTACCGAACTTTTTCTTTTTCaccgattaatacaaaacattaataataaaggggaattttacaattaaatttcaaattgagttaCATTTCAGTTGTAtaattgttattttctttaatattctTATCTAAAAACCGCGCATTAGCGCGAGATCTATACTGGTATCGGTACTAATTAAAGTGTACCACATCGTCTCGCTATGTAATCCCCGCCGCTTATTTCTTACTCTCTATCGCTAACCACAACCACCGAAAGTAATCTCATTAAACTGTTTGAGGCAGGACTTGTACCATTAAAATTGTACCAATTTTGTATAATTGACCTTCTCTTCGTTGAATTCCCTACCGTGCTCAAGACCCGTCTGGCCTGCCAGCAATATCCGAACAAAACAGATTCGAACTTCTAGAAAAATTTCCAGTGCGAAATGAAATTTTGCATCTCTGAGGAAAACCTTAGCTTTTGTTAAAAAGAATTAAACATCTTGCCAATAAATATACAACTGTACATGATCGTGGTAAATCATCACGAATACTTATGTGGGACAGTTTTACAAGTCCATGTAATTACATGTGAGGCCGTTTGGCATCTCATATGTACAAGAATCACCGAAATTTAATGTACGCCTCAGAGAGTTTCTATACATCAATATTTTGGTTATGTAGAAGAGGGACTTTATGAGGAGATGCGTCTTCTTCGGAACTATGTAACACTGCAGATTCATCATCAGACTCGTCACCTTCTTTTTTCATCTCTTCTTCCGCTTTCCCTTTCATTACTGTGTAGAATCCAATTCCTATGATTGTTCCTCCAATTACACTGCATATGAACCATTACAAAACGCATCACTGAATAAAGTGgcgcagcaaaaaaaaaaaagcgattTTTCAGGCCGAAATTCTACAAACAATGCCGTTTTTGTGAAAATGCGAAAAAAGAAATCATCTGAAATGTGGCGGAGAGGTTATCGAAACCACGTCCCAAGAAACCATTCTACCCAAGACAAAATATATAGACTGTTTGGCGGCTAAGCGGAATAGGAAAGGGGCCGAGCTGACTGACTGATGAGTGGATAAGACTTTTTCTAAAGACTGAACTGGAGATAGCTGCCCCTCTTCGCGTATTGATACGCCAGTGTCAAAATCCATTAGGTGTAACAGAAACCGTAATAAGGTTCACCTCGGAGACATTCCCGTGTAGCTACTTTAACAAAAACAAAGATGAAAGAAATGCAATGAAGAAAAGAAGGATTACAGAAGATATATTACTGACCTTCCAAGATGCAAAACATCTTTTAGGAAAGATACTCCCAAAATCACCGCTATTATCATTTGAAGTGGCTTAAACATGGCTACAAACAGCGGTCCCTTCTTTCCGCAAGCCCATGTTTGGACTATGTTTACTAACGCAACCTCTAGAGCCTGATAAAAATCAAAcaataagacggtcttatacaACCAAGTGTAAATGTCCAGTACTGAATTTGCTCCTTGTCAATTTCTCGATTATGTTCAGTTGAGAAATATCGAAAGAAAACAACCAAATATGATGAAACAGATGACTGATGAACAATATAAAGGAAAAATACGTAGTTGTTTGTGAATAGCTACCCCAAACAGAAGCGCGATCCATATGATTTGAACGTTTGGCGTCCAAACACTCTTGTCTTCCTCTGCTATAAAGGCCACTAGTCCGGCTACTAAAACTTCGAAAAAGAAGCTGATCACTGTTATCAGCACCTCTGAGCGAAACTCCCTTGCTATCCATGTCTGAGGAACAACAAAATATTAGGTGCTGTCACCCTTCCATTGAAACGTAAGTCCACAGGGACAAAAACCCTAGCCTATTGTAAAGGATGAACTGAAGCAAATAATGACCTTGATGATCAAGGAAATCGAAAGAAACACGCAGCTAGTGAAAAGCAGGAATCCTCCAAGCACCCAATTCGGCTCAGCGGTTCCTCGAAGCAAAGAATGAAACAATTCAGCAGGTGgagtagaaaatataatgataggCAATCCTTGATAGAAAGTCACAATGAAAGCGCCACTTATTGATACGAACGTCCCCACAAGTTTAAGCAGACTACTGTGTGCTCTTAGATTCAAGTTCTCCATCCTACAAGAGTCATAATTTCACATCACTGCAATAGGCTTCGCCACTGGGCATCCCATAAAATGAATCGAATTGATCTCAACTTTGATTAACTAGAAAATTGATAAAAGTTACCTAAAAAGAATACCCATAAGAAATGTGAGAGCAGGAGAAAGATTGTTCATAGCTGAAGCAAGTGTTGGTGAGCTGTACCGAATGCCAACAAACGAGAGCATAGAGCAACCACCGCTGCATCATAACACCAACAAACAAATCCGAAGTAAATTAGCGTAAAGACAAGACTTGGAGAACTCCTACAGTCCAAGAACTACATTAGCCGTACTAATTAAGTACGCAGCTATCACTGTCAATTCTCTAAAAAGAATACCCATAAGAAATGTGAGAGCAGCTATCACTGTCAATTCTCTGGTGTAGTACTAATTAAGTACGCAGTCCATCACGATAAATGCGGAAGAAGACGTAAAACAAATCACAAATCAATTAAAATCCTCATTGTTTGAAAACATTTTCAAGTACCCATCAGAATGGATCACTGGCATTGCCCCACAGTTGGTAGCATTACAGTTAAACTCGGATCATACAACGTGATAATTAATACGGAGTACTTATTCAATCCCAAAATTGGACCATTTCTGctactaatgaattttgaatttcaacaTGTGCTCCACCAAAATTCCTTTTCATCAGATGATGAACAATTCAAAGACCATATCCAAAAATCGACGAAAGTCAATCAATTTGGTACAAAAATCACATATTTCACCCCAGAAAACATAATCAGAGAAATTTACCATGCAGATCCAAGTAAGAACAGCCGGAAAATCATCGAAAAACTGATTGGTGGCACTGGATTGCTCCTGTACACATATAAACCCACAAATTAAACCAAACCCTAACCAAAATTGCAAACAAACCAATTCAAACATACAGTCCAAATTAACTAATTGCCTATCAAATTGGATGCAATTAGTCTTCTGAGAGACGGTCTCATATTACCCATCAACCCACTAAAACCCGAATCAAAACATAATTACCTATCGTCCATAATATCTCCGTTATAACCACTAAATTAATAACCCATCCCAACACAAAGAAGCAAGGATTTAATTTAAATTCTACCGTCCTAACCACTCAACTAACACATTTTTGATAATATCTACCTATAATATTTTTCACAAGGCCAATATATTGCTAACGGGATTCAAACCAGGTCATGAGTATCACCCCGCATGGGGTTAGTCATCAATTAAGCTTAGCTGACATCTACATAACTACCTAACATCTTATCATACGACCGTCTTATAGTATATTACAACCAACAAGTGAACAAACTAATAAaccaaaaaaaaagttaaaacaaaaaaaagtaaGTCTTCTGAAAAACCGTCTCACCTATGGTATAGGAAAGCGAAAGGAATAAGGAAGAAGAAAGCAATTCCGTGAGTGTAAGTAGTAAAAATAAAACTACTTAAACCATTAGCCATGGCAACTTTACCAATAGTATTACATGTAACATCCATAACTTCCATTGTCATCATTAACAATATTAATCCAACCATCTTTCCCTCCcacattttttctctttttttttttggggaaaattTTTAGTTTTGTTTGTTTGAATAAAATGAATGTTTGGCTAAGTCTATGGGTATTAGTTAATAATATCGTTGGGTTTTGGGAAATGTCTAATAAAGACGGTATTTGAAAAATATAGTAATAAGGAGGATTAGTCAAATAAATAAGTAATTTATGTCACGTTTGTTGAGGAAAGAGCTCATTAAGCCAACTTTTTGGCTAATGTGATGGGTACGTCCGTTTTGTGAGTACCCACATTTTATCTCGTTATGTAGTCCATTTCAAGATAATTGTACttaaattttgacattttgtTATCCACTATACTTTTTCATTACTCTTGTTTTGCAATAGGTTTGGTCTCCCAAGATATTGTTTCACATTAAGATCATGTTTGATAATATAGTGAGTGTGTGAGATTATTCAACATAATGTAATATTTTTTTCGATTGATAGAGGGTGAATTGAACTGAATTGAGTTTAAATGAAGTTGAACTAAATTGAATGGAGTTGTAATAAAATTTAAGTTGTGAACAGATGAGTAAAACTGAACTAAATGAATCTGAACTTAAAGAAAATGAAATTAAGTTAGAAAGAACAGAGCCTAAGAAGTTACGTGTAACTATATGATTCATATGGCCTTATTTGGTAACTATTAGTTGACTAGGTTGATTAAAATTTAAGTAACTAATTCACTAATTTAAGATTTAGGCTTTTCGGTCAGCAATTTGGGGGTTGATGTAGTAATCTGACATAAGGGcacatctgaaaaaaaaaaaaaaatcagctagtcttgtttgtgacgggctaatcccgtcacaaacttgtgacctctcacaaaaagggagaggggacaaggtagGGCACCcctatgtgcttcccactcacctctcaatgggcattttgtgagaggaaacggtatccgttacaaacttgtgacggatatcacccgtcttcaatgagattttgtgttttttttatgaCGAGGAAAACTGTATGAGTGttcttattaattattaatttataCGGAGTATCATTTATTTTTAGCATAACTATAAAGAATACAAGTGGATAATGAAATAAAATTATTTTCTTTGCTTTATAGTTTATCACAAAGTAGTTGTTAAGTGATTAGTGAATAAATATTCAAAAGTCAAAAGAATCTTTCTTGTATACTGCATATTATTTTTTCTTCAAAAGTCATTGTTGTATTCACTCATAAAGATTCTTTCTTATATAtttcattattatgttattatgaACATATTTGATTTACAAATTACAAATCTAATAATGATTTAATTTCTTGATTTTATATACTTTTCTGACTTTCTATAGAATCAAGCAAAGCATGTCTCAAGAAACAAAGACAAAACAATGAAACGTATAGTTAACGATATGAAAACGAGGTACTGAGATAGCACAGAAAGTTACTGGGCTGAACTTCAGACCACTTTGGGCCTAAGGGTCTTTCTGAGCCTGATTTGCCGCCCTTCCTAGCCCCAAACAAGTATTAAGTATTAAGTATTAAGTATTAAGCATTAAGCCCTTTTGTTTTATATTATAAAGTTGTTGGTTCAATTGTTCAGGTTTTGTTTTTTCTGGTTTAATTTCATATCATTTCAGTTTACTTTATCCCTTTACACATTAACTTTTAAAGCCAGTTTTCTTCGATTGAAATGAGTCGAACTGAatagaactgaactgaacttaattgagctgaattgaaattgtatgaactgaactgaagtggaaagttaatttgtgaagaaatgagttgaactgaactaaatgAAGCTGAagtgaactgaatagagctgaagtgaactgaaattaagtaAGAAAGAACAAGGCCTTACTCCAGTTTCATCTAGTTCAGCTCaactcaattcagttcagtttattTAAACTCTATTCAACTGCAAGAACACAACCCTACTTTGTTCCACAAAATTAATtcgattttgaaattatgtaaaACATTTATTCGTCTTATAGGAAAGTTGCCGCGTAATCTCGTGGCTTAGCAATGGGCTTGACCTACATAAACTCATCCCCGATTATTACTTTAAACTCAAAACAAAACGATAATTACTCAGTACTTATTTAAGCGGATTAAGACCAACGCTATTGACTTGATGATAAGGATCTCGTCTCGCGCTAGTATTATatcttcatcgtcattattcaCTATTAAAATGagcagttcatagactatacatctgaggtagtacctcttattatttattttctgagttttattttaaagtttttgagttctgctttagtataaagtttttgaacacatttactaaaatattacactaaaaaaatataatattgctcaaaaactatatttataaatgataatatgctcagaaaaaatttGTATATGCTCAAAAATTACAAGGTCTGAGCTAatacctcagatgcgtaatcctttttctcttaAAATGAGATATAATAAAAAACTTAAgctgataattagagaaaaatCAACGGTTTTATATCTTAATACTCTAATCTAAAATTTCAAAATGACTTAAGAATTGGACACTTGTAGGTTGGTGCAtggaaattaaagaggaaaatgaagaaaaatgaagatGACAAATACCTAACACCGTATGCAATAATGTAAAGCAAAAGCCCATTAATAGATTGTGATTGTCAAAAGAGAGCAAGAATGTCATGGCCTACTTACAAAGAGGCCTAACTTAATCCACACTTTCAGTTTTCTGCTCCGTCCAAGTCCAATTGTAGTACGTTCAACCACTTTCGAAACCGCAATTATCCGAGTAAGAATCTTATAAAACGGTTTTACAATTAAATATTGTAACACTATATACGAAAGACCTTCATATCCATATTTTGAGAACGTAGTTATTGGTGACAAATATTTTAATAGGGTTATTTAGGTAAAATATTACTTGATTTTTTACAATCTCACATTGTAAAACCATATAACGGAAGATATTAATGCCCTTATTATGGAAACTGATGATTAGTGGAATTATTACTTGGTTTTACAATAATGTTTATGTAAAACAGTTTTATATAAGAATTGTTGAACAATGAGAATCTCTTCACTTGAATCAGAGTATATAATGGTAATATTTAACCTACGTTGTAGAAAACGTTAGTAAAATAcaattttattctttttttagtATTATGTTTGATCACCATACTTCATCTCAAATCTCAATGGTCAAGTTTCGAAcaataacttaataataatacACCCTTTCACGTGACATGGAAGTTGAACATCGTCTCTTCATACCTTGTGCCACTACGGATAATGAGGAGAGCTGGATGGTAaatgtacaatctaatcaatcaCTTGgcatcccccttatactaaaagaataagaaaacttaaaattttcccgcctaaatactTTTAGCTAGAAATTGGGCCTAACTTTATTAAGATATGTATTGGACCAAATATATGGCCTTTATGTGTCACAATATCTTATCAAACACCGCAGCTTTTATACTTGGACCCAAATatattttattcattattatctcattagtccaatttatgtatcttaaatgttttaaatatcatatctaaaatgtatgcatattttactcatattattaaatcAGTGTGTGCTTTTCACTTTTTTATTCGGTAAATTTGTTACTCCGTTTAAATTGCATAGTtgtaacaaaaattacaaaaatagttaTATGCTTCATCAGAGGTTTTAAATGCGTAAAAATAAGCATAAGTttttgtaattaaactaacaatcttTTTTTTTATCCTAAGCTTATTTAACAAAAAGTGGTTTTAACATGATCAATTTTATTCaaagtaaaaatgtaaaattcgcTCTATTTTAATTCTTAGTATTACACATTAAtaattgtagataattaaaaataaaatttaagttcatttatattttattattagTTCTAATTGTTAAGTTCTCtatatatgaaaatttaaaatatcgtgcatttgcgcgggatctatactagtggcgaattaatgtgacatAAATTATCTATACATGGTCTTATTTagttcatttatctataaattaatttaattcacttatttataatattaaaggatattatcattatttttaaattaattttgtatattgaATATATTGTTTTCTAAAATTTATGTAATCCtaacaaatttacatcaaaatttcataatttttaattaatattgatattttaattgaaatttttataatcaaacatgttaatacattttataatttattattaaaattgaCAGCTtccttactactaagagaataaaaattctccaAAGTTTTTCCTCCAAATTCCATCATCTTATATAAGGAAAGAAATAAGATTTTCCCATTAAACTATTATCTTTAAgcatgattttttcattaaattctaattataatgcattaatcaaaataaaataaaaggggtataaaattATAAGATTGCAAATTGCAAatataataaaacaataaagtaaaatatgaaaatataaaGGTATACAagctctataaataccgcgcattattGGGCGGGATCTGTACTAGTTTAACATGAAAAGAAGAAAGTCACCCAAAAAACATTAATGTTGTATTGCTTCTTTCATAGAGTAGTTTATTCACATTTTAGTGATATTGTAAAACGGTTTGACATAAAATTATGTTGCGCGTGATCATTTTAATAATATATTAAATTTGAACTGAATCTATGAAAACTGAACTGAACCGACATAAGCAAGAAAAATAAACACGGCATTAGGGTTGCAAAATGGACATGCATTACATAGTCCCATGTGATATCCTTTCTGTAAAGAGGGAAAGATAAGCTTAAGGTACCAGTAATACTATTGAAGGCTTGAAATGACATTGTTGGAGACACAATTTAGGGTCAAACGTGATGAGGTGTTTTAAGCATGCAGAgctttgattgattgattatctCCCACTATATTATACATAATGAAAGCTTCAAGAAGTTACGATAGATTTTGCTTAAGACAGAAGTATCCGTTTAATCTTTAAAACAGTTTTAAATAATATCAGATGTTGATAGTAAAGACAAATTCAAATAGCTTATTTTGTTAAATGAAATATATTTAACTCGTTTTTGGTTTAAAACGACTGATATATTCATCTTAAATAACAATTTGGGTAATGAAAATAATTGAAGgggtttaatgatgatgaatTGCTTGACAAATAATTTTGATGAGTGGGGAAAAGAGCATCTAGCATTGACATTATGTGGTGATTTCATCATAAACTAGGTCCTATAGATTTGAACCACATGTTTATTAGATTAAGCTCAAACTTCATATTATTATGCTTATTGTGAGTGGAACATCACACCATCTTCTCTTATTTCCGACACTTGTTTGGACCCCCTCATGTGCTTATTTCTAAATTGTGTTCCTCTTTGCTATTTTTAGAATGTTTCATATATTAATTATCTAGTTCAAACTTCAAATAATAGATTAGAAACAATAACTAGTAGGAGTACCATTTAAGTCATGAGAAACAATAAGTAAATAACGATGCTACCAACTCTTATATTAAAACCAATCTCATACAAATTTTTCGGTCTTTTCGTCGTAATAAACATAAAATGATTATATATTAGGTTAAACTATTCAGTTCTAAATTCTTAAATCATTCAGCTTGAAATGTTACAATTCATAGATGTCATAATTTCATCATTTGACCCGTATATGTTCTATTAGCAAAATATGTTCAAAAACTTTTGCTACACATGATTATCATCATAATATAGCGGTTCAACCAATTCACGAAAGCTCTGatactatgatagataaatcatCTCAACCTAAACCCTAAGGTGATgattgaggcccaactattataattattcctattatCTATAAATTTCGTTTTTTTATCTATACACAGAATTTAAATTAATAAGGCGATACATATagaatgaggatgaggatgatgatgaggatgagaaATGTTCATATAAAATGAATTCGAAATTGGTCAAACGTCCCGTTCATAATAAAACCCCACATATCTCAGTCAAGGTGCCCTCACAAACCTAGCCACAAAGCTATACGATGGATCGCATTTTCATTTCACCATGATTGCTAGTCGCTTTCTAGTTTTCTTGACAAAAAGTAGCTTGTATATATGTATCATCACTCTCTTTACTACAGTAGTTCcctaccaaaacaataaaaaacacaaattcttagAAAAAAGATTAATTAACATCATCCTAGGATTAGTCTAATCAACCCATTATCATTTGGATAATGTACCTAGTAACAACACATAGGCCTAATGACATTGGAATCTTGCTTACTCTATATcattgaaataaaatacaaattcTCATTCAAGACGGTTATAAAACAGAAACGAATCTTATAATAAGGGCGTCTTAAAATAAATGGAGACTCTGTATACCATAAAAAAAATAAGGTCCCAAATATGAGTGCATAACAGCATAagtgtactatatgtctatacaTCAAGGTAGAGGTTTATattgaatttattttattaataatgTTTGTAAA from Silene latifolia isolate original U9 population chromosome 2, ASM4854445v1, whole genome shotgun sequence encodes the following:
- the LOC141644264 gene encoding WAT1-related protein At3g28050-like isoform X1 → MWEGKMVGLILLMMTMEVMDVTCNTIGKVAMANGLSSFIFTTYTHGIAFFFLIPFAFLYHRSNPVPPISFSMIFRLFLLGSACGGCSMLSFVGIRYSSPTLASAMNNLSPALTFLMGILFRMENLNLRAHSSLLKLVGTFVSISGAFIVTFYQGLPIIIFSTPPAELFHSLLRGTAEPNWVLGGFLLFTSCVFLSISLIIKTWIAREFRSEVLITVISFFFEVLVAGLVAFIAEEDKSVWTPNVQIIWIALLFGALEVALVNIVQTWACGKKGPLFVAMFKPLQMIIAVILGVSFLKDVLHLGSVIGGTIIGIGFYTVMKGKAEEEMKKEGDESDDESAVLHSSEEDASPHKVPLLHNQNIDV
- the LOC141644264 gene encoding WAT1-related protein At3g28050-like isoform X3 — its product is MIFRLFLLGSACGGCSMLSFVGIRYSSPTLASAMNNLSPALTFLMGILFRMENLNLRAHSSLLKLVGTFVSISGAFIVTFYQGLPIIIFSTPPAELFHSLLRGTAEPNWVLGGFLLFTSCVFLSISLIIKTWIAREFRSEVLITVISFFFEVLVAGLVAFIAEEDKSVWTPNVQIIWIALLFGALEVALVNIVQTWACGKKGPLFVAMFKPLQMIIAVILGVSFLKDVLHLGSVIGGTIIGIGFYTVMKGKAEEEMKKEGDESDDESAVLHSSEEDASPHKVPLLHNQNIDV
- the LOC141644264 gene encoding WAT1-related protein At3g28050-like isoform X2, whose protein sequence is MDDRSNPVPPISFSMIFRLFLLGSACGGCSMLSFVGIRYSSPTLASAMNNLSPALTFLMGILFRMENLNLRAHSSLLKLVGTFVSISGAFIVTFYQGLPIIIFSTPPAELFHSLLRGTAEPNWVLGGFLLFTSCVFLSISLIIKTWIAREFRSEVLITVISFFFEVLVAGLVAFIAEEDKSVWTPNVQIIWIALLFGALEVALVNIVQTWACGKKGPLFVAMFKPLQMIIAVILGVSFLKDVLHLGSVIGGTIIGIGFYTVMKGKAEEEMKKEGDESDDESAVLHSSEEDASPHKVPLLHNQNIDV